The Coffea arabica cultivar ET-39 chromosome 4e, Coffea Arabica ET-39 HiFi, whole genome shotgun sequence genome includes a window with the following:
- the LOC113742110 gene encoding 2-hydroxy-palmitic acid dioxygenase MPO1-like translates to MGLVDLEKHFAFYGAYHSNPLNIFIHMVFVWPIFFTALMLFYFTPSVLKTVPPIVLWDHSLLVFNFGFLFTLIYALFYVALDKKAGSLAALLCFACWVFSSSIAYRLGYSLAWKVVLAAQLFCWTGQFIGHGVFENRAPALLDNLTQAFLMAPFFVLFEALSFFGYEPYPGFHARVKTRIDSEIKEWQDKKQKKVY, encoded by the exons ATGGGATTGGTTGATCTTGAGAAGCACTTTGCTTTCTATGGTGCATACCACAGCAATCCTCTGAATATCTTCATTCACATGGTGTTTGTTTGGCCAATCTTTTTCACAGCTCTTATGCTTTTCTATTTTACTCCATCAGTTCTTAAGACAGTTCCTCCGATTGTGTTGTGGGATCATAGTTTGTTGGTTTTCAATTTTGGGTTCTTGTTTACTTTGATTTATGCTCTGTTCTATGTGGCTTTGGACAAGAAAGCTGGGTCTTTGGCCGCTTTGctttgttttgcttgttgggttTTCAGCAGTTCTATTGCTTATCGCTTGGGGTACTCTCTGGCTTGGAAG GTTGTTTTGGCAGCTCAGTTATTTTGTTGGACCGGACAGTTCATTGGCCATGGAGTTTTTGAG AATCGAGCGCCTGCTCTATTGGACAACCTCACTCAAGCATTCCTCATGGCACCTTTCTTTGTATTGTTTGAG GCTCTCTCTTTCTTTGGCTATGAACCATATCCTGGTTTCCATGCTCGTGTGAAGACAAGGATAGATTCAGAAATCAAAGAATGGCAGGACAAGAAACAGAAGAAAGTATATTAA
- the LOC113741346 gene encoding photosynthetic NDH subunit of subcomplex B 4, chloroplastic-like: MAEAVMSFTIAKPNFQSTSVQTTIVDLNPFSKSLRLCPTAGLHNGRNLIGGINSKRASTCKANAFPDWPLMAVLVEHAEGQRDLITHKSIWHLSDQAIKNVYTFYIMFTCWGCCFFGSTKDPYYDSEEYRGDGGDGTGHWVYEKQEDIEERARAQLWREELIEEIEQKVGGLKELEEAGKKEELVK, from the exons ATGGCTGAAGCTGTCATGAGTTTCACCATAGCCAAACCTAATTTCCAAAGTACTTCTGTCCAGACAACAATAGTGGACTTAAACCCCTTCTCAAAATCA CTTAGGCTTTGCCCAACAGCAGGACTTCACAATGGCAGGAATTTG ATTGGAGGCATCAATAGCAAAAGGGCTTCAACATGTAAAGCAAATGCCTTCCCAGATTGGCCATTGATGGCAGTACTGGTTGAGCATGCTGAAGGACAAAGAGACCTCATAACCCACAAATCCATTTGGCACCTAAGTGATCAAGCAATAAAGAATGTTT ACACATTTTACATCATGTTCACATGTTGGGGATGCTGTTTCTTTGGTTCTACCAAA GATCCTTACTATGACTCAGAGGAGTATAGAGGAGATGGAGGGGATGGTACTGGACACTGGGTCTATGAGAAG CAAGAAGACATAGAAGAAAGGGCTCGAGCACAACTGTGGCGCGAAGAACTCATAGAAGAGATTGAGCAAAAGGTTGGGGGCCTAAAAGAGCTGGAAGAAGCTGGCAAGAAAGAAGAGCTTGTCAAGTGA